From one Neovison vison isolate M4711 chromosome 1, ASM_NN_V1, whole genome shotgun sequence genomic stretch:
- the HRH2 gene encoding histamine H2 receptor isoform X2, whose product MVPNGTASSFCLDSPPCRITVSVVLTILILITIAGNVVVCLAVGLTRRLRSLTNCFIVSLAITDLLLGLLVLPFSAFYQLSCQWSFGKVFCNIYTSLDVMLCTASILNLFMISLDRYCAVTDPLRYPVLVTPVRVAVSLVLIWVISITLSFLSIHLGWNSENKNSSFNHTIPKCKVQVNLVYGLVDGLVTFYLPLLVMCVTYYRIFKIARDQAKRIHHMGSWKVATVGEHKATVTLAAVMGAFIICWFPYFTVFVYRGLIGDDAINEAIEAVVLWLGYANSALNPILYATLNRDFRTAYQQLFRCRPAGHGVPETSRRFGSSQLARSQSQEVVRQEEKPLRLQVWSGTEITAPRGATDSSQVWSVLP is encoded by the exons ATGGTACCTAACGGCACAGCCTCCTCCTTTTGTCTGGACTCTCCCCCGTGCAGGATCACTGTCAGCGTGGTCCTCACCATCCTCATCCTCATCACCATTGCCGGCAACGTGGTGGTCTGCCTGGCTGTGGGCCTGACCCGCCGGCTCCGCAGTCTGACCAACTGCTTCATTGTGTCTTTGGCTATCACCGATCTGCTCCTCGGCCTCCTGGTGCTGCCCTTCTCGGCCTTCTACCAGCTCTCCTGCCAGTGGAGCTTCGGCAAGGTCTTCTGCAATATCTACACCAGCTTGGACGTGATGCTCTGCACGGCCTCCATCCTCAACCTCTTCATGATCAGCCTCGACCGGTACTGCGCAGTCACGGACCCCCTGCGCTACCCTGTGCTGGTCACCCCTGTCCGGGTTGCTGTCTCTCTTGTCTTAATTTGGGTCATCTCCATCACCCTGTCCTTCCTGTCCATCCATCTGGGGTGGAACAGCGAGAATAAGAACAGCAGTTTCAATCACACCATCCCCAAGTGCAAAGTGCAGGTCAACTTGGTGTACGGCTTGGTGGATGGGCTGGTCACCTTCTACCTGCCGCTGCTGGTCATGTGCGTCACCTACTACCGCATCTTCAAGATTGCCCGGGATCAGGCCAAGCGGATCCATCACATGGGCTCCTGGAAGGTGGCCACCGTCGGGGAGCACAAAGCCACAGTGACACTGGCTGCCGTGATGGGAGCCTTCATCATCTGCTGGTTCCCCTACTTTACCGTGTTTGTTTACCGGGGGCTGATAGGGGATGATGCCATCAACGAGGCCATTGAAGCCGTTGTTCTGTGGCTGGGCTATGCCAACTCGGCGCTGAACCCTATCCTGTATGCCACGCTGAACAGAGACTTCCGCACGGCATACCAGCAGCTGTTCCGCTGCAGGCCTGCGGGCCACGGGGTCCCGGAGACCAGCCGGAGGTTTGGCAGCTCTCAGCTGGCCAGGAGTCAAAGCCAAGAAGTCGTGCGGCAGGAAGAGAAGCCCCTGAGGCTCCAGGTGTGGAGTGGGACAGAGATCACAGCCCCGCGGGGAGCCACAGACAG CAGCCAGGTGTGGAGTGTCCTGCCATAG
- the HRH2 gene encoding histamine H2 receptor isoform X3, which yields MVPNGTASSFCLDSPPCRITVSVVLTILILITIAGNVVVCLAVGLTRRLRSLTNCFIVSLAITDLLLGLLVLPFSAFYQLSCQWSFGKVFCNIYTSLDVMLCTASILNLFMISLDRYCAVTDPLRYPVLVTPVRVAVSLVLIWVISITLSFLSIHLGWNSENKNSSFNHTIPKCKVQVNLVYGLVDGLVTFYLPLLVMCVTYYRIFKIARDQAKRIHHMGSWKVATVGEHKATVTLAAVMGAFIICWFPYFTVFVYRGLIGDDAINEAIEAVVLWLGYANSALNPILYATLNRDFRTAYQQLFRCRPAGHGVPETSRRFGSSQLARSQSQEVVRQEEKPLRLQVWSGTEITAPRGATDR from the coding sequence ATGGTACCTAACGGCACAGCCTCCTCCTTTTGTCTGGACTCTCCCCCGTGCAGGATCACTGTCAGCGTGGTCCTCACCATCCTCATCCTCATCACCATTGCCGGCAACGTGGTGGTCTGCCTGGCTGTGGGCCTGACCCGCCGGCTCCGCAGTCTGACCAACTGCTTCATTGTGTCTTTGGCTATCACCGATCTGCTCCTCGGCCTCCTGGTGCTGCCCTTCTCGGCCTTCTACCAGCTCTCCTGCCAGTGGAGCTTCGGCAAGGTCTTCTGCAATATCTACACCAGCTTGGACGTGATGCTCTGCACGGCCTCCATCCTCAACCTCTTCATGATCAGCCTCGACCGGTACTGCGCAGTCACGGACCCCCTGCGCTACCCTGTGCTGGTCACCCCTGTCCGGGTTGCTGTCTCTCTTGTCTTAATTTGGGTCATCTCCATCACCCTGTCCTTCCTGTCCATCCATCTGGGGTGGAACAGCGAGAATAAGAACAGCAGTTTCAATCACACCATCCCCAAGTGCAAAGTGCAGGTCAACTTGGTGTACGGCTTGGTGGATGGGCTGGTCACCTTCTACCTGCCGCTGCTGGTCATGTGCGTCACCTACTACCGCATCTTCAAGATTGCCCGGGATCAGGCCAAGCGGATCCATCACATGGGCTCCTGGAAGGTGGCCACCGTCGGGGAGCACAAAGCCACAGTGACACTGGCTGCCGTGATGGGAGCCTTCATCATCTGCTGGTTCCCCTACTTTACCGTGTTTGTTTACCGGGGGCTGATAGGGGATGATGCCATCAACGAGGCCATTGAAGCCGTTGTTCTGTGGCTGGGCTATGCCAACTCGGCGCTGAACCCTATCCTGTATGCCACGCTGAACAGAGACTTCCGCACGGCATACCAGCAGCTGTTCCGCTGCAGGCCTGCGGGCCACGGGGTCCCGGAGACCAGCCGGAGGTTTGGCAGCTCTCAGCTGGCCAGGAGTCAAAGCCAAGAAGTCGTGCGGCAGGAAGAGAAGCCCCTGAGGCTCCAGGTGTGGAGTGGGACAGAGATCACAGCCCCGCGGGGAGCCACAGACAG